In Agrococcus jenensis, the genomic window TCGACGTTCACCGGCGACGAGCTCGTCGTGCACCACTACGTGAACCTCGGCATCGCTGCGGCGACGCCGCGCGGCCTGCTCGTGCCGAACGTGAAGGACGCGCAGCATATGTCGCTGCTCGAGCTCGCGAAGGCGCTGCAGCAGCTCACCGCGACCGCGCGCGAGGGCAGGACGCAGCCCGGCGACATGCAGCACGGCACGTTCACGATCACGAACATCGGTGTCTTCGGGATGGACACCGGCACGCCGATCCTCAACCCGGGGGAGACGGGGATCATCGCGCTCGGCACGATCCGGCAGAAGCCGTGGGTCGTCGACGGCGAGGTGCGGCCCCGCTGGGTGACGACCGTGGGCGGCTCGTTCGACCACCGCGCGATCGACGGCGACGTGATCAGCCGCTTCGTGGCCGACGTCGCGTCGATCCTGGAGGAGCCGGCGCTGCTGCTCGACTGAGCGCCCCACCTGCTGACTGAGGAGCGGCCGGCGAGGCCGGCCGCCCCCTGCCGATCGAGTAGCAGCCGGCGAAGCCGGCCGCGTATCGAGATCACGTTCCTCGCGTCAGAGATTCGTCTCGATACGCGCGCCTCCGGCGTGCTACTCGACGAGCGTGACCTGCCGATCGAGTAGCAGCCGGCGAAGCCGGCCGCGTATCGAGATCACACTGCTCGCGCCGGAGGTCCGTCTCGATACGTGCGCCTTCGGCGTGCTCCTCGACGAGCAGGGAGGCGTGCTCCTCGACGAGCCTGGCGCTACTCCGCCGCCTGCGGACGCCACCAGTCGTCGCTCGGCGCCACCGGCATCCGCCGCTTGTGCTCGGTGCGGTCGTACTTCGTGACGATCTCGGCGGCGACGTCGTCGTCCACGTCCTCGCCGCGCAGGAAGGCGTCGATCTGCTCGTAGCTGACCCCGAGCTCGTGCTCGTCGGCCTGCCCGGGCTTGCCGTCGAGCAGGTCGGCGGTCGGCTCCTTCTGCCACAGCCGGTCCGGCGCCCCGAGCTCCCGCAGCAGCTCCTTGCCCTGGCTCTTCGTCAGCCCCGAGAGCGGCAGCACGTCGGCGCCGCCGTCGCCGTACTTCGTGAAGAAGCCGGTCACCGCCTCGGCGGCGTGGTCCGTGCCGAGCACGAGCATGCCGAGCTGCCCCGCGATCGCGTACTGCACGACCATCCGCGCCCGCGCCTTGACGTTACCCTTGTGGTAGTCCACGACCTCGCCGATCGCGGCCTCGACCTCGCGCTCGAGCTCGTCGACGCCGGGCTTCACGTCGACGACGACCTCGCGGTCGGCCTTGATGAAGTCGAGCGCGAGCTGCGCGTCCTCCTCGTCGTGCTGCACGCCGTAGGGCAGGCGCACCGCCACGAACGAGGCATCCTCGCCCGCCGCGCGCCGTCGCTCGACCGCGAGCTGCGCGATGCGTCCGGCGAGCGTCGAGTCCTGACCGCCGGAGATGCCGAGCACGAACCCCTTCGCGCCCGTGGCGGCGAGGTAGTCGACGAGGAAGCCGATGCGTCGCTCGAGCTCGGGCGCCGGGTCGATCGAGGGCTGGGCCTCGAGTGCGGCGATGATGGCGGACTGCGGTGTGCCGGTGGTGCGCTCCATGGCGGGAAGCCTAGACCCGGCTGGTTTCGAACGTGTTGCGAGTCCGCGCGATTGACAATCGTTCTCATTTCCGCGTAGCGTGGACGGGCACGGCAGGGCGCTGTGCTGGACAAGGACACCCATGCGGAACCTCCCTGCTGTCGGCGCGATCGGCGCGATGGCGATGGCACTCACCGGATGCGCGGGCAGCGCGGCGGGCCAGGGCACGACCGACGACGGCCTCGAGATCGTCGCCACGACGACGCAGCTCGCCGACATCACGCGCGAGGTCGTCGGCGATGCCGCGACGGTGACGAGCCTGCTCGAGCCCGGCAGCTCCGCCCATGCGTTCGATCCCGGCCCCGCCGCGCTGTCGGCGCTCGCGAGCGCCGACCTGCTGGTCATCAGCGGCGCGGGCCTCGAGACCTGGCTCGACAGCACCGTCGAGGCGTCGGGCTTCGCCGGCACGATCGTCGACACCTCCGAGGGGATCGAGCTGCTCGCCGCCGAGGACGACCCGCACGAGGGCCACGACCACGCCGAGGAGGCGCACGAGGGCGAGACGGCGGAGGAGCACGCCGACCACGAGGACGCGGGCCACGAGGGGGAGACGGCGGAGGAGCACGCCGAGCACGCCGAGGAGGAGGGCCACGAGGGCCACGACCACGGCGAGTTCGACCCGCACGTCTGGACCGACCCGGCCAACGCGATCGTGCAGGCCGAGGCCGTGCGCGACGCCGTGATCGCGGCCGACCCGGAGGCCGACATCGCCGCCTCCGCCGATGCCTACCTCGCAGAGCTCGACGAGCTCGAGACCTGGATGCGCGCGTCGATCGAGCAGGTGCCGGTCGAGGATCGCCTCGTCGTCACGACGCACGACACCGTCGGCTACCTCGAGCGAGCGTTCGACGTGCAGGTGGTCGGCACGGTGCTGCCGAGCCTCGACGACAGCGCCGACGCGAGCGCGGCGCACATCGACGAGCTCGTCGCCGAGATCCGCGCGACCGGAGCGCCCGTGGTCTTCAGCGAGAACGCGATCGACCCGCAGCTCGCCGCGACGATCGCGCGCGAGGCCGGCGTCGAGCTGCGGCAGGGCGAGGACGCGCTCGCTGCCGACGCGCTGGGTGCAGAGGGGTCGCCGACCGGCACCTACATCGGCTCGCAGATCCACAACACGACGGCGCTCGTCACCGGATGGGGCGCCGAGCCGCTGCCGGTGCCAGGATCGCTGTCATGAGCACGAGCACCGGCGCGGTCGTCGAGATCGCGGACGCCGCGTTCGGCTACGGCGCCGCGCCGGTGCTCACCGACGTCAGCTTCGAGGTGCTGCCCGGCGAGGCAGTCGCGCTCATCGGGCCGAACGGCGCCGGCAAGTCGACGCTGCTCGCCGGTCTCCTCGGGCTCGCCGAGCACGACGCGCGCGTCTTCCGCGTGCCGACGGGCCGTGGCGAGATCGGCTCGCTGCCGCAGTCGAGCGAGATCGACCCGGCCTTCCCGGTGACGCTCGAGCAGGTCGTCTCGATGGGCCGGACGCCGCGCCTCGGGCTGCGCTGGCCCGGCGGCGCCGACCGGCGCATCGTCGCCGACGCGCTCGAGGCCGTCGGCCTGAGCGCCCAGCGCCGCACGCGGTTCGGCGACCTCTCCGGCGGGCAGCGCCAGCGCGGCCTCCTCGCCCGAGCGCTCGCGAGCGAGCCGCGCCTGCTGCTGCTCGACGAGCCGTTCAACGGCCTCGACCAGGGCTCGCGCGAGGCGCTGCTCGAGACCGTCCGCGCGCTGAAGGCGCGCGGCGTCGCACTCGTCATCACCACCCACGACCTCGAGCTCGCGCGCGCCGTGTGCGACCGCACGCTGCTCGTCAACCAGCGGCAGATCGCGTTCGACGAGACCGGATGCGTGCTGACGCTCGAGCGGGTCGAGGCCGCGTTCGCGTCGCACGTCATGGAGATCGACGGGCACACGCTCGCCACCACCGAGCACCACGAGGCGGAGCACACCGAGCGCCACCAGCACCTGCTGCAGGCCGAGGACGGGCTCGACCGCCGCGACGCCCGATGACGGCGCCGGCGATCGCGGCGCTGCTCGACCCGTTCACGCCGTTCGCCGTGCCGTTCATGGCGCGGCCGCTGCTGCTGCTGCTCGCGCTCGCGGTCGCCGCCGGCACCGTCGGCGTGCTTGTGCACCTGCGGCGGCTCGAGTTCTCGGCCGACGGGCTCACGCACGCGGTCTTCCCGGGCCTCGCGATCGGCGCGGTGCTCGGCGGCGCTGCCGGCCTGCTCCCGGGGGCCATCGGTGCGGCGCTCGTCGCCGCCGTGGTGCTCGCGCTCATCGCGCGCCGCGGGCAGCCCCGCGACACGGCGGTGGCGATCGTGCTGACGAGCTTCTTCTCGCTCGGCGTCGTCCTCGTCTCGGCGACCGAGGGCATCGCCGGCAGCCTCTCCGACTTCTTCTTCGGACGCCTGCTCACGATCACGTGGGGCGACCTCTGGATCGCGCTCGCGCTCATCGCGGTCGGCGTCGCGCTCGTCGCGGCGACCGCCCGGGCGCAGCTGTTCGCGGCCTTCGACGCGGCCGGCGCCCGCCGCGCGGGGCTGCCCGTGCTCGCGCTCGAGATGATCGGCACGGTCGCGGTCGCGCTCGTCGTGGTCGCCGCATCCGCGTCGGTCGGCACGCTGCTCGCGCTCGCCGTCGTGATCGTGCCTGCCGCAGCAGCACGAGCGGTCACCGGCTCGCTGCGGGCCGCGATCGTGGTCGCCATCCTGTTCGGCGCCGTCACCGGCTGGCTGGGGCTGTGGCTCGTGGTGCAGCTCGCCGAGCTCGGCCTCGACGCCGCCCCGGGCGCGACCGTCGCGCTGACGATGATCGCGGGCTACCTGCTCGCGCTCGCCGCGGGCGCCGTGCGCGGTCGCGGCCGTCGGCGGGCCCCGCTCGCCGTCGCAGGGACGCGATGATGCCGCAGCTCGACTTCTTCGCCCTCGCGATGCTCGAGGTGGTGCTCGCCGGAGCCCTCGCCGGGATCGTCGGCGTGCTCGTCGTGCTGCGCGAGCGCGCGTTCTTCACGATGTCGCTCACCCACGCGACCTTCCCAGGGGCCGTCGCGGCGGCGATGCTCGGCGGCTCGGTGCCGATCGGCGCCGCGGTCGCCGCGGTCGCGCTCATCGCCGTCGCCGTCGGCATCGGGCGCATCCGGTCCCAGGGCCCTGCCGTCGCCTCCGGTGTCATGCTCACCGCCGGCTTCGCCCTCGGCGCGCTGCTGCAGTCGCTCGCGCCCCTCGCGATCGACGTCGAGTCGTTCCTGGTCGGCCAGGTGCTGGCGGTGACCGGCGCCGATGTCGGCCTGACGGCCGTGCTGCTCGTCGCCGCGGCGGCCGTGTGGGCGCTCGCCGGGCGGCACCTCGTCTTCTCGAGCGCCGACGAGGCCGGCTACCGGCGGGCGGGCATGCGCCCGTGGATCCCGGAGACGGTCTCGCTCGCGCTGATCGCCGGCACGGTCGTGGCGATCATGCCGGTCGTGGGCGCCATCCTCGGGGTCGCGCTCATCGTCGCGCCCGCCGCCGCAGCGCGCCTCGTGGTGCGCGACTGGCGGTGGATGCTCGTGCTCGCGCCCGCCATCGGCATCACCTCCGGGGTGGTCGGCCTGCTGGCGTCGCGCTGGCTCGATCTCGCGGCCGGCGGCGCGATCGCGCTGGTCGCGGCGCTCCTCTACGGCGCCGCGTGGCTCGTGGGCAGCGCGCGCGACCGGGCGCGCCCCACCGCGGTCCGTGCGACCATCGAGGCGAGGACACCATGAGCGACGCAGAGATCACGACCGCAGGCCCCAGCGCCGACGCCCCGCGGCGCACCACGAAGCAGCGAGAAGCCGTGCGGGAGGCGCTGGGCGCGAGCGACGAGTTCGTCTCGGCGCAGGCGCTCCACCAGTCGATGCGGCAGTCCGGCTCGACGGTCGGCCTCGCGACCGTCTACCGCGCGCTCGCGGCGCTCGCCGAGGACGGCGAGGCGGATGCGCTGCAGTCAGGCGGCGAGGCCCTCTACCGGGCCTGCACGCGCACGCACCACCACCACCTCATCTGCCGCCGCTGCGGCCGCACGGTCGAGCTCGAGGCGGCCGCCGTCGAGCGTTGGGCCGGGCAGGTCGCTGCCGCGCACGGCTTCGTCGAGCCCGAGCACGTCGTCGACATCTTCGGCCTCTGCGCCGTCTGCGCGGCGGCGCGCTAGCGACCGCCGCGGCTCGCGCGTCCACAGGGGCCGAGAGATATGCGGCGAGCGCCCAGGCATGGCTGTGATCATGACGGCAGCAGCCCCAGGAGGTCGTCGTGACGAACCCGCCCAGCGCCTACGGCGCCCAGCACCCGAGCGGCGTCGACGACGTCACGCAGCGACGGCAGCCAGCGCAGCAGGCTCCGGCACCGGCATCCCGCCAGCGCCGCATCCTGGGGATCCAGCCGGTGCTCTTCGTGGGCATCTGCCTGCTGGCCGTGGTCACGATCATCACGGTGGTGCTCATCTTCGTCGGCGACTTCGAGAGCCAGGCGTCCCGGGTCGTCTGGACGGTCGTCGTCTTCCTCGCCTTCACCGGGCTGCTCGCGCTCGACCTCGTGCTCGCCCGGCGCTCCGCGACGCCGCTCGTGATCGGCGTCGCGGCCAACGTCTACCTGCTCGCCGTGCTGATGATCGCCATCTGGATGGACGGCCCCCGCGAGGCCGAGCGCGAGCCGTGGGAGGACGACTTCCTCTTCGCCGAGCTGCTCGGCATCGTGCTGCTGACCATCCTGGTCGTGCGCGCGGCCGCGGCCGGCGCGTGGGGGCTCATCTCGCTCGGCAACCGCAGCCGCGCCGCGATGGCGCGCGTCATCGGCCTCATCGCGGCCGCGCTGCTCGGGCTCGTCGGGGTGCTGCTCACGCTGCACTTCGCGCTCGACGCCCTCGGCCTCGACGTGGGCGAGTGGTACTGGCGCGCCACGGTCGCCGCGATCGTCGTGACCGCGCTCGCGGCATCGATCACCGTGCTCCTCTACTGGAACCGCCGCAACATCGACTGGCAGGAGGCGGAGGCGCGCGGCGAGCACGTGCGTCCCGCGGCCGTCGCGGCGCCCGGGCAGCAGCCGTGGCCGCAGCAGACGGCGTGGCCGGGCCAGCAGCCCATGCAGCAGCAGCCCGTGCAGCAGCAGATGCCGCTCCACCCGGTGCAGCAGCAGATGCCACCGCAGCAGCAGCCGCCGACCGGGCTGCTCCCGTGGCCGACCTACGCCGACGGCACCCCGCTGCCGATGGGGCCCGACGGGCAGCCCGCCTTCCCGCCGTCCCACTGATCGCGGCGCCGCAGCGACCGCTGCAGATGAGGATTGCCGCGCAGCAGCCGGATGCCGTACGATAGGTCGTTGGTGCGGCTTCGGCCGCGCAGCGCACGTGCCTCCCACCCCGCAAGGACCAGGGTTCAGCGTGCGCAGGCAAGTGATCTTGGGTGGGCTCCGGCCCACGGTAACCACATGGAGGCACCAATGGCAGCCGTATGCCAGGTGACCGGAGCCGTTCCCGGCTTCGGACACAACATCTCGCACTCGCACCGGCGCACGAAGCGACGCTTCGACCCGAACGTGCAGCGCAAGACGTACTTCGTCCCGTCGCTCAAGCGCAACGTGACGCTCAACGTCTCGGCCAAGGGCATGAAGGTCATCGATGCCCGTGGCATCGAGGCCGTCGTCCGTGACATGCAGGCTCGGGGGGTGAAGCTCTGATGGCGAAGAAGTCCCAGGACGTCCGTCCGATCATCAAGCTCCGCTCGACGGCCGGCACCGGCTACACCTACGTGACGAAGAAGAACCGTCGCAACAACCCCGACCGACTTGTGCTGAAGAAGTACGACCCCATCGTGCGTCAGCACGTCGAGTTCCGAGAGGAGCGATAAATGGCCAAGAAGAGCATGATCGCCAAGAACGAGCAGCGGAAGATCATCGTCGCCCGCTACGCCGACAAGCGCGCTGCCCTCAAGAAGGCGCTCGTCGACCCCAAGAGCACCGACGAGGAGCGCGAGGCCGCTCGTCTCGGGCTGCAGAAGCTGCCCCGCAACGCCTCGCCGGTCCGCGTGCGCAAGCGCGACGCGATCGACGGCCGCCCCCGCGGCCACGTCGGTGCGTTCGGCATCTCTCGTGTGCGCTTCCGCGACATGGCGCACCGTGGCGAGCTGCCCGGCGTGACCAAGTCGAGCTGGTAACCACCCGCTTCGCACGAAGGGCCCCGACCTCGCGGTCGGGGCCCCTCGTCGTCCGATGCCCGCATCGTGCTCGGATCGTGATCGCAGCCCGGGCGGACGCATGCAAGAGTCGGCGGCATGGACTTCCTCATGTACCTCATGACCGGCAACCCGCGCACGCTCATCCTGGCCATCCCGAGCCTGCTGACGCTCATCGCCGTGATCGCGGTCGTGGTCATCGGGCTGCGGGCGCTGCTGCGCATCGACCGCTCCCTGCAGGAGCTCGTCGCGCGCGGTCGCGATGCCCGGCCGGCGCCGTCCGCCGCGCCCGCCCCGCCGGCGGCGTAGCCGCTACACGCGCCGGATCGTCGCGTCGGCGGGCGTCACGAGCAGCCAGCGCCAGCCGTACGGGTCGAGCTCGAGCTCGAGCATCCCGTCGACCGTGATCGTCGACCCGTCGAAGCGGTCGACGAGCGTCACCGGGCCGTCGGCCGACAGCTCGAGCCGCACGGCCGAGCGCTCGTCGCCGAGGCTGTGCAGCGCGAGCATCGTCCAGTCGTCGCCGCGGCACACGTGCGCGAGCACCGACCGCTGCCGCACGCCGATGACCTCGAGGTCGGCCCACGCGAGCTCCGGCGTGTCGCGGTACAGGTCGGTCAGCTGCTGGATGTGCCGCCAGAGCGACGTCGGATCGCGCTGCTGGTCGGCGACGTTCACCCGCTGCGGGCCGAGCTCGCCCTCGGGCATCGGCCGGGTCCAGCGCCGCTGCGGCGCCGTCGAGAACCCGCCGCT contains:
- the nadE gene encoding ammonia-dependent NAD(+) synthetase — its product is MERTTGTPQSAIIAALEAQPSIDPAPELERRIGFLVDYLAATGAKGFVLGISGGQDSTLAGRIAQLAVERRRAAGEDASFVAVRLPYGVQHDEEDAQLALDFIKADREVVVDVKPGVDELEREVEAAIGEVVDYHKGNVKARARMVVQYAIAGQLGMLVLGTDHAAEAVTGFFTKYGDGGADVLPLSGLTKSQGKELLRELGAPDRLWQKEPTADLLDGKPGQADEHELGVSYEQIDAFLRGEDVDDDVAAEIVTKYDRTEHKRRMPVAPSDDWWRPQAAE
- a CDS encoding metal ABC transporter substrate-binding protein; its protein translation is MRNLPAVGAIGAMAMALTGCAGSAAGQGTTDDGLEIVATTTQLADITREVVGDAATVTSLLEPGSSAHAFDPGPAALSALASADLLVISGAGLETWLDSTVEASGFAGTIVDTSEGIELLAAEDDPHEGHDHAEEAHEGETAEEHADHEDAGHEGETAEEHAEHAEEEGHEGHDHGEFDPHVWTDPANAIVQAEAVRDAVIAADPEADIAASADAYLAELDELETWMRASIEQVPVEDRLVVTTHDTVGYLERAFDVQVVGTVLPSLDDSADASAAHIDELVAEIRATGAPVVFSENAIDPQLAATIAREAGVELRQGEDALAADALGAEGSPTGTYIGSQIHNTTALVTGWGAEPLPVPGSLS
- a CDS encoding metal ABC transporter ATP-binding protein, producing MSTSTGAVVEIADAAFGYGAAPVLTDVSFEVLPGEAVALIGPNGAGKSTLLAGLLGLAEHDARVFRVPTGRGEIGSLPQSSEIDPAFPVTLEQVVSMGRTPRLGLRWPGGADRRIVADALEAVGLSAQRRTRFGDLSGGQRQRGLLARALASEPRLLLLDEPFNGLDQGSREALLETVRALKARGVALVITTHDLELARAVCDRTLLVNQRQIAFDETGCVLTLERVEAAFASHVMEIDGHTLATTEHHEAEHTERHQHLLQAEDGLDRRDAR
- a CDS encoding metal ABC transporter permease; the encoded protein is MTAPAIAALLDPFTPFAVPFMARPLLLLLALAVAAGTVGVLVHLRRLEFSADGLTHAVFPGLAIGAVLGGAAGLLPGAIGAALVAAVVLALIARRGQPRDTAVAIVLTSFFSLGVVLVSATEGIAGSLSDFFFGRLLTITWGDLWIALALIAVGVALVAATARAQLFAAFDAAGARRAGLPVLALEMIGTVAVALVVVAASASVGTLLALAVVIVPAAAARAVTGSLRAAIVVAILFGAVTGWLGLWLVVQLAELGLDAAPGATVALTMIAGYLLALAAGAVRGRGRRRAPLAVAGTR
- a CDS encoding metal ABC transporter permease — encoded protein: MMPQLDFFALAMLEVVLAGALAGIVGVLVVLRERAFFTMSLTHATFPGAVAAAMLGGSVPIGAAVAAVALIAVAVGIGRIRSQGPAVASGVMLTAGFALGALLQSLAPLAIDVESFLVGQVLAVTGADVGLTAVLLVAAAAVWALAGRHLVFSSADEAGYRRAGMRPWIPETVSLALIAGTVVAIMPVVGAILGVALIVAPAAAARLVVRDWRWMLVLAPAIGITSGVVGLLASRWLDLAAGGAIALVAALLYGAAWLVGSARDRARPTAVRATIEARTP
- a CDS encoding Fur family transcriptional regulator codes for the protein MSDAEITTAGPSADAPRRTTKQREAVREALGASDEFVSAQALHQSMRQSGSTVGLATVYRALAALAEDGEADALQSGGEALYRACTRTHHHHLICRRCGRTVELEAAAVERWAGQVAAAHGFVEPEHVVDIFGLCAVCAAAR
- the rpmB gene encoding 50S ribosomal protein L28, which translates into the protein MAAVCQVTGAVPGFGHNISHSHRRTKRRFDPNVQRKTYFVPSLKRNVTLNVSAKGMKVIDARGIEAVVRDMQARGVKL
- the rpmG gene encoding 50S ribosomal protein L33, producing MAKKSQDVRPIIKLRSTAGTGYTYVTKKNRRNNPDRLVLKKYDPIVRQHVEFREER
- the rpsN gene encoding 30S ribosomal protein S14, with translation MAKKSMIAKNEQRKIIVARYADKRAALKKALVDPKSTDEEREAARLGLQKLPRNASPVRVRKRDAIDGRPRGHVGAFGISRVRFRDMAHRGELPGVTKSSW